Proteins found in one Methylobacter sp. S3L5C genomic segment:
- a CDS encoding PAS domain S-box protein, translated as MNKNPGKPAAFPAKIKAPLCCTSETASVGCSAQKLLHELQAHQFDLEMQNKALLHSNGVLEESRNRYRDLYDYSPVAYLGLTHDGLISEINLTAAELLGVDRSLLLHCHFANMITPKDNNRWSLFIDEIVRHNKRLSIELSLTGYTDTELLVRLDCQCSNLILRVTLIDLTEIEVATSVLRKTEEKNLNSIEDLRIETIHGEPLSRLQKIASQLPGMIFQFHLRTDGSTCFPYVSKAIKDIYRFSPEDVREDASKLFILIHPDDLDDLIAVMQKSAQELSPFSHEYRVQHDDGKVRWLLSSSLPQREADGSTLWYGFTTDITERKQIEKNFKKSRHELKSFIKQAPLSIAMFDLNMIYIANSDRWLMEFGQGYQSLLGLNHYEAHPDLPAKWKLIHQQGLTGEFLKNDDDLWVQKNGSKLWVRWTVSPWFNDKGLVGGIIIFCENITQRKLLEENLRLNRELLNSIIDSTPSSIFAVDLQGRFILANKAAVEFYGKHKEDVLGKTLHEIFPMEIAANKIASNNKVLITRKRLDFEEQILNNVDNLPRTLMVTKFPIQSVSGELYGIGGVATDITEIRQAQEALHATAQYTRSLLEASLDPLVTISSEGKISGVNSATEQITGLNRKQLVGTDFADYFTDAKKARDGYQLIFSSGFVTDYPLTIKHVTGKVTDVLYNASVYRDNKGAILGVFAAARDITERKQMEDKLRLRNAALKHISQGIMITSYEQKILWVNAAFTSITGYSKADTFDQNCHFMNGPLTDQKTLNNIRLAIKNSMPFSGEILNYRKDGTLFWNELTISPMFDVQGQLTNFISSTVDITERKQIEDALHESEFLCKFAIEGTGDGIWDWNIPTNQVVCSRLWKEMLGYTENETLSVKRDWLDHIHPDDQLLVTEALQAYLDKKTGTYVVEYRLRCKDNTYKWILSHGLVVNYTEEGAPLRMIGTNTDISKRKRQEQQDKDHLNQLTHVTRLGLMGEMASGIAHEVNQPLTAIATYTQVSLNLIKAEYPDLVKLAEVLYKTQQQALRAGEIIRRMREFVKKNNKHRSAVDLNELIQEACSLCLPELRLNNIALTYHLQNSLPLIHVDHIQIEQVIINLIRNSEDALDGCNENRQKEISIYSLLTPNDGIEVRIKDNGCGIPEEQQQHILMPFYTTKAEGMGMGLSISCSIIEAHEGHLKFNSQVGTGTTFYFSLPITLISADSA; from the coding sequence AGAATAAGGCATTGCTGCACTCTAATGGCGTTTTGGAGGAATCTCGTAATCGTTATAGGGATCTATATGATTACTCGCCAGTGGCTTACCTGGGTTTAACGCACGATGGCCTTATTTCTGAAATTAACCTGACGGCTGCCGAGTTGTTGGGTGTAGATCGCAGTTTATTACTACACTGTCATTTTGCCAACATGATCACGCCAAAAGACAATAACCGGTGGTCTCTGTTTATCGATGAAATAGTAAGGCATAACAAGCGACTCAGTATCGAGTTGAGCCTGACCGGTTATACCGACACCGAATTATTGGTTCGACTGGACTGCCAGTGCAGTAATTTAATACTGCGTGTTACCCTGATCGATCTCACTGAAATCGAAGTCGCTACGTCCGTCTTGCGTAAAACTGAGGAAAAAAACCTTAACAGTATTGAAGATCTGAGGATAGAAACGATTCACGGAGAGCCGCTAAGTCGTCTTCAAAAAATAGCCAGTCAGTTGCCGGGCATGATCTTTCAATTTCATTTGCGCACCGATGGCAGTACCTGCTTTCCTTATGTCAGTAAAGCCATTAAAGATATATACCGATTTAGCCCGGAAGACGTCCGCGAGGATGCCTCCAAATTATTTATTCTGATTCACCCGGATGATCTGGATGATCTCATCGCCGTTATGCAAAAATCGGCTCAAGAGTTATCCCCGTTTAGTCATGAATATCGAGTGCAGCATGACGATGGTAAGGTGCGATGGCTATTGAGCAGTTCACTGCCACAACGGGAAGCGGATGGCTCTACGCTCTGGTATGGTTTTACTACCGACATCACGGAACGCAAGCAAATAGAAAAAAACTTTAAAAAATCTCGCCATGAACTGAAGTCATTTATCAAGCAGGCACCGCTTAGCATTGCCATGTTTGACCTTAATATGATCTATATAGCAAATAGTGACAGATGGTTGATGGAGTTTGGGCAAGGTTACCAATCTCTCCTTGGCCTTAATCATTACGAAGCGCACCCGGACTTGCCTGCTAAATGGAAGCTTATCCATCAGCAAGGCTTGACCGGTGAATTTTTGAAGAATGATGATGATTTATGGGTACAAAAAAATGGCAGTAAACTATGGGTACGCTGGACAGTGTCGCCCTGGTTTAATGATAAAGGCTTAGTTGGTGGGATTATTATTTTCTGCGAAAATATAACCCAGCGTAAGCTATTGGAAGAAAATCTGCGTCTAAACAGGGAACTGCTGAACAGCATCATCGATAGTACGCCTTCAAGTATTTTTGCTGTTGATTTACAAGGCAGGTTTATTTTAGCGAACAAGGCGGCGGTTGAGTTTTACGGGAAGCATAAAGAAGACGTATTGGGGAAAACGCTTCATGAAATTTTTCCAATGGAAATTGCAGCCAACAAAATAGCCAGCAATAATAAAGTGTTGATAACAAGGAAGCGTTTGGATTTTGAAGAGCAGATCTTGAATAATGTCGACAACTTGCCACGTACGCTGATGGTCACGAAGTTTCCTATTCAATCTGTTTCGGGAGAACTCTATGGGATTGGTGGTGTTGCCACTGACATCACCGAGATCAGGCAGGCGCAAGAAGCTCTTCACGCAACCGCTCAGTATACCCGGAGTTTACTTGAAGCAAGCTTGGATCCCTTGGTAACGATTTCATCAGAAGGCAAGATTTCCGGCGTCAACAGTGCTACTGAGCAGATAACCGGTCTGAATCGAAAACAGCTGGTCGGCACTGACTTCGCAGATTATTTTACCGACGCAAAAAAAGCCCGCGATGGCTATCAATTAATATTCTCGAGCGGTTTTGTTACCGATTATCCGTTGACTATAAAGCATGTCACCGGCAAGGTCACTGACGTGCTTTATAATGCCAGTGTTTACCGTGATAACAAGGGGGCTATACTTGGTGTGTTTGCTGCGGCTCGTGATATCACTGAACGCAAACAAATGGAAGATAAGCTGCGCCTGAGAAACGCGGCCTTGAAACACATCAGCCAAGGCATAATGATCACCAGTTATGAGCAGAAGATCTTGTGGGTTAATGCTGCCTTTACGTCAATCACCGGTTATAGCAAAGCAGACACTTTTGATCAAAATTGTCATTTTATGAATGGACCACTTACCGATCAAAAAACACTGAATAATATACGTTTGGCTATTAAAAATAGCATGCCATTTTCCGGTGAAATACTCAATTATCGTAAAGACGGTACGTTATTCTGGAACGAATTGACGATTTCTCCCATGTTTGACGTACAAGGCCAATTGACTAACTTTATTAGTTCTACAGTGGATATCACCGAGCGCAAACAAATAGAGGATGCGCTACATGAAAGCGAATTTCTCTGTAAATTTGCCATAGAAGGTACTGGTGACGGCATCTGGGACTGGAATATCCCGACCAACCAAGTCGTTTGTTCGCGTCTATGGAAAGAGATGCTTGGGTATACCGAAAACGAGACATTATCTGTTAAACGGGATTGGTTGGATCATATTCATCCTGATGATCAGTTGCTTGTTACAGAAGCGCTGCAGGCCTACCTGGATAAAAAGACTGGAACTTACGTCGTTGAATATCGCCTGCGCTGCAAGGATAATACCTACAAATGGATTTTGAGTCATGGCCTGGTGGTTAATTATACAGAAGAGGGGGCACCCTTACGGATGATTGGGACAAATACCGATATTTCCAAGCGTAAACGCCAGGAGCAGCAAGACAAAGATCATTTAAACCAACTGACTCATGTCACCCGTCTTGGCTTGATGGGCGAAATGGCGTCAGGCATTGCCCATGAAGTTAACCAACCCTTAACGGCTATTGCTACCTATACGCAAGTCAGTTTAAACCTGATAAAAGCTGAATACCCTGATTTGGTCAAGCTTGCCGAGGTACTCTATAAAACCCAGCAACAGGCATTAAGGGCGGGGGAAATCATTCGTCGTATGCGAGAGTTTGTTAAAAAAAATAATAAACACCGTTCAGCCGTTGACCTTAATGAGTTAATTCAAGAAGCGTGCAGTCTGTGCTTACCTGAGCTAAGGCTCAACAATATAGCGTTAACGTATCATTTACAAAATTCCTTACCGCTTATTCATGTTGATCATATTCAAATTGAACAGGTTATCATAAACCTGATAAGAAATAGCGAGGATGCTTTGGATGGCTGTAATGAAAACCGACAAAAAGAGATATCCATTTATAGCTTGCTAACGCCGAATGATGGCATAGAAGTCAGGATAAAAGACAATGGCTGCGGCATTCCTGAAGAGCAGCAACAACATATATTAATGCCTTTTTACACCACCAAAGCAGAAGGTATGGGCATGGGCTTATCTATTTCCTGCTCAATTATCGAAGCCCATGAAGGTCATTTAAAATTTAACAGCCAAGTTGGGACAGGAACAACATTTTATTTTTCGCTACCTATAACTCTGATTAGCGCTGACAGCGCTTGA